One window of Nymphaea colorata isolate Beijing-Zhang1983 chromosome 11, ASM883128v2, whole genome shotgun sequence genomic DNA carries:
- the LOC116264118 gene encoding isoamylase 1, chloroplastic isoform X1, whose product MEFAKSLSCTANLSFYKEERWKNPFTSRPNCHPLVVDRKQGLTWKRRGRPLMPRATGENSENAQVLVTTTSDRVQTETEAGGDSRTIVIERPKLKAFEVLAGTPFPFGATGRDGGVNFAIISGSATSVTLCLISVSDLKENRITEQITLDPVVNKTGDVWHAFVLGNFKDMLYGYQVDGKFCPEEGHFFDSSRILLDPYAKAVVSRGEYGVLGSDGSCWPQMAGSVLSSEVEQFKPDISLQFDWEGDLPLRRPQKDLVIYEMHIRGFTRHESSKTEFPGTYLGVVEKLDHLQELGVNCIELMPCHEFNELEYFGYNPVLGDHKVNFWGYSTVNFFSPMMRYSASGIKNGGHDAINEFKFLVREAHKRGIEVLMDVVFNHTAEGNENGPILSFRGVGNSVYYMLAPKGEFYNYSGCGNTFNCNHPVVRQFIVDCLRYWVLEMHVDGFRFDLASILTRASSLWDPVNVYGISSDVDYVTTGTPLRNPPIIDMISNDPILCGVKLVAEAWDAGGLYQVGQFPHWGIWSEWNGQFRDVVRQFIKGTDGFSGAFAQCICGSPNLYQKGGRKPWNSVNFVCAHDGFTLADLVSYNNKHNLANGENNKDGEDHNNSWNCGQEGEFVGLHVKRLRKRQIRNFFLSLMVSQGVPMIYMGDEYGHTKGGNNNTYCHDNYVNYFRWDKKKTSGADFFRFCCLMTKFRRECESLGLDDFPTAERLQWHGHVPGNPDWSESSRFVAFSLIDKEKKEIYIAFNASHLPVTVLLPDRPGHRWEPLVDTSKPAPYDFLSEDLPDREVAIQQYSHFLDNNIYPMLSYSSIILLLVSDAATNG is encoded by the exons ATGGAATTCGCTAAAAGTTTATCATGCACAGCGAATCTCTCGTTTtacaaagaagaaagatggaaaAATCCTTTCACCAGTCGTCCCAATTGTCATCCGCTGGTCGTCGACAGAAAACAAGGACTAACTTggaaaagaaggggaagacCGCTGATGCCAAGAGCTACAGGAGAGAATTCTGAGAATGCACAAGTTCTTGTCACAACTACATCAGATAGAGTACAAACAGAAACAGAGGCAGGTGGGGATTCCAGAACCATCGTAATTGAGCGTCCAAAACTGAAAGCTTTTGAAGTGCTTGCTGGAACTCCTTTTCCATTTGGTGCTACCGGTAGAGATGGGGGAGTAAATTTTGCAATTATTTCTGGTAGTGCCACTTCGGTGACTTTGTGTTTGATCAGTGTGTCTGACTTAAAGGAG AACAGAATCACCGAGCAGATCACCCTTGATCCGGTGGTCAACAAGACTGGAGATGTATGGCATGCATTTGTGTTGGGAAATTTCAAAGATATGCTGTATGGGTATCAGGTCGACGGGAAATTCTGCCCTGAAGAAGGCCACTTTTTTGACTCTTCTCGCATATTATTGGACCCCTATGCAAAG GCTGTTGTTAGCAGAGGGGAGTATGGTGTCCTGGGATCTGATGGCAGTTGTTGGCCACAGATGGCTGGTTCGGTGCTTTCTTCAGAGGTTGAG CAATTTAAGCCTGACATCTCTCTGCAGTTTGACTGGGAGGGGGATCTACCACTACGGCGTCCCCAAAAGGACCTTGTTATCTACGAAATGCACATCCGTGGATTTACAAGGCATGAATCAAGTAAGACTGAATTTCCTGGGACTTATCTTGGTGTTGTTGAGAAACTTGACCACCTACAG GAACTCGGTGTTAACTGTATAGAGCTTATGCCATGTCATGAATTCAATGAGCTGGAGTATTTCGGCTACAACCCTGTCTTAGGTGATCACAA GGTCAATTTCTGGGGATATTCAACTGTCAACTTTTTCTCACCTATGATGAGATATTCTGCCTCAGGCATAAAAAACGGTGGTCATGATGCAATTAACGAATTTAAATTTCTTGTTCGAGAGGCTCATAAACGAGGCATTGAG GTGCTTATGGATGTCGTTTTCAACCACACAGCTGAAGGAAATGAGAATGGACCCATTTTATCATTCAGGGGTGTTGGTAACAGTGTTTATTACATGCTTGCACCAAAG GGTGAGTTCTACAATTATTCTGGTTGTGGGAACACCTTCAATTGCAACCATCCTGTTGTGCGCCAGTTTATTGTGGATTGCCTGAG ATACTGGGTTTTGGAAATGCATGTTGATGGTTTTCGCTTTGATCTTGCTTCAATCTTGACCAGGGCATCCAg CCTGTGGGATCCAGTAAATGTCTACGGAATTTCCTCGGATGTTGATTATGTGACAACTGGCACCCCTTTAAGAAATCCTCCGATCATTGATATGATTAGTAATGATCCTATCCTCTGTGGGGTCAAG CTTGTAGCTGAAGCTTGGGACGCTGGAGGCCTGTATCAAGTTGGTCAATTTCCTCATTGGGGCATTTGGTCAGAATGGAATGGGCAG TTTCGTGATGTAGTTCGTCAGTTCATTAAGGGAACTGACGGATTCTCAGGTGCTTTTGCCCAATGCATTTGTGGAAGTCCAAATTTATACCAG AAGGGTGGAAGGAAGCCATGGAACAGTGTCAACTTTGTCTGTGCACACGATGGCTTTACTCTGGCTGATCTTGTATCATACAATAATAAGCATAACCTGGCTAATGGAGAAAACAACAAGGATGGTGAGGACCATAATAATAGCTGGAACTGTGGACAG GAAGGAGAATTCGTAGGCCTCCATGTGAAGAGATTGAGGAAGCGGCAAATAAGGaacttcttcctttctctcatGGTTTCACAA GGTGTTCCAATGATATACATGGGCGATGAATATGGACACACAAAAGGGGGGAATAATAATACATACTGCCATGATAATTAC GTCAATTATTTCAGATGGGATAAGAAGAAAACTAGTGGAGctgattttttcagattttgttGCCTTATGACAAAGTTCCGCAG AGAATGTGAATCCCTTGGTCTAGATGATTTTCCCACAGCAGAACGTCTTCAGTGGCATGGCCATGTTCCTGGAAATCCTGACTGGTCTGAATCTAGCCGCTTTGTGGCTTTTTCATTG attgataaagagaaaaaagagatatATATCGCCTTCAACGCAAGCCATCTACCAGTCACAGTCTTGCTCCCTGACCGGCCAGGCCATCGATGGGAGCCACTCGTCGACACCAGCAAGCCTGCACCATATGACTTCCTATCAGAAGATTTACCAGATAGAGAAGTTGCTATTCAACAATATTCTCATTTCCTTGACAATAATATCTATCCAATGCTCAGTTACTCTTCCATCATCCTCTTGTTGGTTTCTGACGCTGCTACTAATGGTTAG
- the LOC116264118 gene encoding isoamylase 1, chloroplastic isoform X2, with protein sequence MEFAKSLSCTANLSFYKEERWKNPFTSRPNCHPLVVDRKQGLTWKRRGRPLMPRATGENSENAQVLVTTTSDRVQTETEAGGDSRTIVIERPKLKAFEVLAGTPFPFGATGRDGGVNFAIISGSATSVTLCLISVSDLKENRITEQITLDPVVNKTGDVWHAFVLGNFKDMLYGYQVDGKFCPEEGHFFDSSRILLDPYAKAVVSRGEYGVLGSDGSCWPQMAGSVLSSEVEFDWEGDLPLRRPQKDLVIYEMHIRGFTRHESSKTEFPGTYLGVVEKLDHLQELGVNCIELMPCHEFNELEYFGYNPVLGDHKVNFWGYSTVNFFSPMMRYSASGIKNGGHDAINEFKFLVREAHKRGIEVLMDVVFNHTAEGNENGPILSFRGVGNSVYYMLAPKGEFYNYSGCGNTFNCNHPVVRQFIVDCLRYWVLEMHVDGFRFDLASILTRASSLWDPVNVYGISSDVDYVTTGTPLRNPPIIDMISNDPILCGVKLVAEAWDAGGLYQVGQFPHWGIWSEWNGQFRDVVRQFIKGTDGFSGAFAQCICGSPNLYQKGGRKPWNSVNFVCAHDGFTLADLVSYNNKHNLANGENNKDGEDHNNSWNCGQEGEFVGLHVKRLRKRQIRNFFLSLMVSQGVPMIYMGDEYGHTKGGNNNTYCHDNYVNYFRWDKKKTSGADFFRFCCLMTKFRRECESLGLDDFPTAERLQWHGHVPGNPDWSESSRFVAFSLIDKEKKEIYIAFNASHLPVTVLLPDRPGHRWEPLVDTSKPAPYDFLSEDLPDREVAIQQYSHFLDNNIYPMLSYSSIILLLVSDAATNG encoded by the exons ATGGAATTCGCTAAAAGTTTATCATGCACAGCGAATCTCTCGTTTtacaaagaagaaagatggaaaAATCCTTTCACCAGTCGTCCCAATTGTCATCCGCTGGTCGTCGACAGAAAACAAGGACTAACTTggaaaagaaggggaagacCGCTGATGCCAAGAGCTACAGGAGAGAATTCTGAGAATGCACAAGTTCTTGTCACAACTACATCAGATAGAGTACAAACAGAAACAGAGGCAGGTGGGGATTCCAGAACCATCGTAATTGAGCGTCCAAAACTGAAAGCTTTTGAAGTGCTTGCTGGAACTCCTTTTCCATTTGGTGCTACCGGTAGAGATGGGGGAGTAAATTTTGCAATTATTTCTGGTAGTGCCACTTCGGTGACTTTGTGTTTGATCAGTGTGTCTGACTTAAAGGAG AACAGAATCACCGAGCAGATCACCCTTGATCCGGTGGTCAACAAGACTGGAGATGTATGGCATGCATTTGTGTTGGGAAATTTCAAAGATATGCTGTATGGGTATCAGGTCGACGGGAAATTCTGCCCTGAAGAAGGCCACTTTTTTGACTCTTCTCGCATATTATTGGACCCCTATGCAAAG GCTGTTGTTAGCAGAGGGGAGTATGGTGTCCTGGGATCTGATGGCAGTTGTTGGCCACAGATGGCTGGTTCGGTGCTTTCTTCAGAGGTTGAG TTTGACTGGGAGGGGGATCTACCACTACGGCGTCCCCAAAAGGACCTTGTTATCTACGAAATGCACATCCGTGGATTTACAAGGCATGAATCAAGTAAGACTGAATTTCCTGGGACTTATCTTGGTGTTGTTGAGAAACTTGACCACCTACAG GAACTCGGTGTTAACTGTATAGAGCTTATGCCATGTCATGAATTCAATGAGCTGGAGTATTTCGGCTACAACCCTGTCTTAGGTGATCACAA GGTCAATTTCTGGGGATATTCAACTGTCAACTTTTTCTCACCTATGATGAGATATTCTGCCTCAGGCATAAAAAACGGTGGTCATGATGCAATTAACGAATTTAAATTTCTTGTTCGAGAGGCTCATAAACGAGGCATTGAG GTGCTTATGGATGTCGTTTTCAACCACACAGCTGAAGGAAATGAGAATGGACCCATTTTATCATTCAGGGGTGTTGGTAACAGTGTTTATTACATGCTTGCACCAAAG GGTGAGTTCTACAATTATTCTGGTTGTGGGAACACCTTCAATTGCAACCATCCTGTTGTGCGCCAGTTTATTGTGGATTGCCTGAG ATACTGGGTTTTGGAAATGCATGTTGATGGTTTTCGCTTTGATCTTGCTTCAATCTTGACCAGGGCATCCAg CCTGTGGGATCCAGTAAATGTCTACGGAATTTCCTCGGATGTTGATTATGTGACAACTGGCACCCCTTTAAGAAATCCTCCGATCATTGATATGATTAGTAATGATCCTATCCTCTGTGGGGTCAAG CTTGTAGCTGAAGCTTGGGACGCTGGAGGCCTGTATCAAGTTGGTCAATTTCCTCATTGGGGCATTTGGTCAGAATGGAATGGGCAG TTTCGTGATGTAGTTCGTCAGTTCATTAAGGGAACTGACGGATTCTCAGGTGCTTTTGCCCAATGCATTTGTGGAAGTCCAAATTTATACCAG AAGGGTGGAAGGAAGCCATGGAACAGTGTCAACTTTGTCTGTGCACACGATGGCTTTACTCTGGCTGATCTTGTATCATACAATAATAAGCATAACCTGGCTAATGGAGAAAACAACAAGGATGGTGAGGACCATAATAATAGCTGGAACTGTGGACAG GAAGGAGAATTCGTAGGCCTCCATGTGAAGAGATTGAGGAAGCGGCAAATAAGGaacttcttcctttctctcatGGTTTCACAA GGTGTTCCAATGATATACATGGGCGATGAATATGGACACACAAAAGGGGGGAATAATAATACATACTGCCATGATAATTAC GTCAATTATTTCAGATGGGATAAGAAGAAAACTAGTGGAGctgattttttcagattttgttGCCTTATGACAAAGTTCCGCAG AGAATGTGAATCCCTTGGTCTAGATGATTTTCCCACAGCAGAACGTCTTCAGTGGCATGGCCATGTTCCTGGAAATCCTGACTGGTCTGAATCTAGCCGCTTTGTGGCTTTTTCATTG attgataaagagaaaaaagagatatATATCGCCTTCAACGCAAGCCATCTACCAGTCACAGTCTTGCTCCCTGACCGGCCAGGCCATCGATGGGAGCCACTCGTCGACACCAGCAAGCCTGCACCATATGACTTCCTATCAGAAGATTTACCAGATAGAGAAGTTGCTATTCAACAATATTCTCATTTCCTTGACAATAATATCTATCCAATGCTCAGTTACTCTTCCATCATCCTCTTGTTGGTTTCTGACGCTGCTACTAATGGTTAG
- the LOC116264538 gene encoding uncharacterized protein LOC116264538, with translation MEPANSSSATPPPPPPLPSPPTPSPPPMQKEESQKRKPPTPQELVAMYEAEGLDHKEASLKVIRDLQTILYRVTGTGRNKKDKFMVETARKLDTVNTRLAILEMKVDSKPGFAETLAIGVAAGGLLRGIGNAAPHVMTAFSQMWSSVKNSTRT, from the coding sequence ATGGAACCGGCGAATTCTTCCTCTGCCACGCCACCTCCGCCACCGCCCCTTCCCTCACCTCCCACCCCTTCTCCTCCGCCTATGCAGAAGGAGGAGTCGCAGAAAAGGAAACCACCAACCCCTCAAGAACTCGTGGCCATGTATGAGGCAGAGGGTCTAGACCACAAGGAGGCCTCGTTGAAGGTGATTCGAGATCTGCAGACCATTCTGTACAGAGTTACAGGGACGGGAAGGAACAAAAAGGACAAGTTCATGGTAGAGACAGCGAGGAAGCTCGACACCGTCAACACCCGCCTCGCCATTCTGGAGATGAAGGTCGATTCGAAGCCGGGGTTCGCAGAGACGCTGGCAATTGGGGTCGCCGCCGGCGGGTTGCTGCGCGGGATAGGGAACGCCGCTCCCCACGTCATGACGGCTTTCTCCCAGATGTGGTCCAGTGTTAAGAACTCCACAAGGACTTGA